One genomic window of Puniceicoccus vermicola includes the following:
- the metX gene encoding homoserine O-acetyltransferase MetX has product MNDATQLLSENSSDGEVGIVRHHDFRSDEEFRFECGETIPSFQLRYETYGNLNKDHSNAILVCHALSGDHHCAGVYSLQDRKPGWWNQMIGPGKPIDTNRFFVICSNCIGGCQGSTGPTSINPETGSPYRLSFPLPTIRDMVAAQARLIDFLEIERLACVIGGSMGGMQTLQWAIDFPDRVESILALATTPRQNDQAIAFNAVGRTAILQDPGWQNGEFTSGAGPDVGLSVARMMAHITYVSDEGLEQKFGRARRLLNPEQTLEEIEFEVESYLRYQGQVFVSRFDPITYIYFTKALDRFDLYGKSGSLEDAFANVTARALVIGFTSDWLFPPEQNRRIATALLRAGKNASYAEVDMKFGHDSFLLDSPELSRFIRNFLINR; this is encoded by the coding sequence ATGAATGACGCAACCCAGCTACTTTCCGAGAACTCGTCCGACGGCGAGGTGGGGATTGTGCGTCATCATGATTTTCGATCAGACGAAGAGTTTCGATTCGAGTGTGGAGAGACGATTCCTTCGTTTCAGCTTCGCTACGAGACTTATGGCAATCTGAATAAGGATCATAGCAATGCGATTCTGGTTTGCCATGCACTCAGCGGAGATCACCACTGCGCGGGTGTCTATTCGTTGCAGGATCGTAAGCCTGGTTGGTGGAATCAAATGATTGGCCCGGGGAAGCCAATCGACACGAACCGTTTCTTCGTTATTTGCAGTAACTGCATCGGGGGGTGCCAAGGTTCGACAGGGCCGACCAGTATCAATCCTGAGACGGGCTCACCCTATCGGCTTTCCTTTCCGCTTCCGACGATTCGCGATATGGTCGCGGCGCAGGCCCGGCTGATCGATTTCTTGGAGATCGAGCGCCTCGCTTGTGTGATCGGGGGGAGCATGGGGGGGATGCAGACTCTCCAGTGGGCTATCGATTTTCCGGATCGGGTAGAATCCATTTTGGCCTTGGCGACGACTCCCCGGCAGAACGACCAGGCAATCGCCTTTAACGCGGTTGGGCGAACGGCGATCCTTCAGGATCCGGGTTGGCAAAACGGCGAATTTACCTCTGGCGCCGGTCCGGATGTGGGGCTTTCCGTCGCGCGGATGATGGCCCACATCACCTATGTCTCTGATGAAGGGTTGGAGCAGAAGTTCGGGCGGGCCCGTAGATTGTTGAATCCAGAACAGACCCTGGAGGAGATCGAATTCGAGGTGGAGAGCTATTTGCGCTATCAGGGGCAGGTTTTTGTCAGTCGTTTCGATCCGATTACCTATATCTATTTTACGAAGGCTCTCGACCGTTTCGACCTATACGGCAAGTCCGGTTCCCTTGAGGATGCTTTTGCCAACGTAACCGCACGCGCCTTGGTGATCGGTTTTACCTCCGACTGGTTGTTTCCGCCGGAGCAAAACCGTCGTATCGCCACAGCTCTCCTTCGGGCGGGGAAAAACGCGTCTTACGCTGAGGTGGATATGAAGTTTGGCCACGATTCCTTCCTGCTTGATTCTCCCGAGTTGAGCCGGTTCATCCGTAATTTCCTGATCAACCGATGA
- a CDS encoding methionine biosynthesis protein MetW, translating to MTERFPKSPFLRRTNKRRQIDFEIMVDWIEEKSRVLDLGCGRGILLRELMDRKEVYGVGVDSNPEKIASCVKRGVNVFQGDVSKAMDRFNPSSFDYVVLTRTLELIEEPGEVIRRALGVGRSVIVGAVNRGYWRNRISFMLRGRTTRNAVYPLWWEDSPLSNHLSVGELYGFAERSGIEVRRVVYLRGDWKTPCNFLPNWLAGYAIFELRNRAE from the coding sequence ATGACGGAACGTTTTCCCAAAAGTCCTTTTCTCCGGCGGACGAATAAGCGACGGCAGATCGATTTCGAGATCATGGTCGACTGGATCGAGGAGAAGAGCCGCGTGCTCGATCTGGGATGCGGTCGGGGAATTCTCCTTCGCGAGCTCATGGATCGGAAAGAGGTCTACGGGGTTGGAGTCGATTCGAATCCAGAGAAGATCGCCTCCTGTGTGAAGCGCGGGGTGAACGTTTTTCAGGGCGATGTTTCCAAAGCGATGGACCGCTTTAACCCGAGTTCATTCGACTATGTTGTGCTCACCCGAACACTGGAGCTCATCGAGGAGCCCGGAGAGGTGATCCGCCGGGCTTTGGGGGTTGGTCGTTCGGTGATTGTTGGGGCCGTCAATCGGGGTTACTGGCGCAATCGTATCAGCTTTATGTTACGGGGACGAACGACGCGCAATGCGGTGTACCCGCTGTGGTGGGAGGACTCGCCGTTGTCGAACCACTTGTCAGTCGGCGAACTCTATGGGTTCGCCGAGCGCTCGGGCATTGAGGTCCGGCGAGTCGTCTATCTCCGCGGAGACTGGAAAACGCCCTGCAATTTCCTCCCGAACTGGTTGGCCGGGTACGCTATTTTCGAGTTACGCAACCGCGCGGAGTGA
- a CDS encoding alpha-E domain-containing protein has translation MLSRVAESLYWIGRYIERADNIARLLDVNLNILTDFKDLNDSRLVEHWEPIIRSTGDWDLFKSLGYQPSSRSATDFLTFDRENPNSIINCLIAARQNARIIRDQIPSEVFEAINDTYLDLRNSGSDEIWKEGPYRFYREIQTFSQLFQGMVASTVVRGLGYYFMETGKFIERADKTSRILDIKYHILLPSIRDVGGVVDTAQWTAVLRSCSAFEAYHRNFVTNVDPTLVTEFLLFSAKFPRAVRYSLARLGEYLRRISHKEADRFSNDAERECGKLYSDLTYLSVEDVFDQGLHEYLDYLQARLNTVGAAIQETYFGVGE, from the coding sequence ATGCTTTCGAGAGTCGCAGAATCACTCTATTGGATCGGTCGCTATATCGAGCGCGCCGATAACATCGCACGTCTACTCGACGTCAACCTGAACATCCTCACGGACTTCAAGGATCTCAATGATTCCCGTCTGGTCGAGCACTGGGAGCCCATTATCCGCAGCACCGGAGACTGGGACCTCTTCAAGTCTCTTGGCTACCAGCCCAGCTCGCGCTCAGCGACGGATTTCCTGACCTTCGACCGCGAGAACCCAAACTCGATCATCAATTGCCTCATCGCCGCCCGGCAGAATGCCCGCATTATCCGGGACCAGATCCCGAGCGAGGTCTTCGAGGCCATCAATGATACCTATCTCGATCTCCGCAACTCTGGTTCGGACGAGATTTGGAAAGAAGGGCCCTACCGCTTCTACCGGGAGATCCAGACCTTTTCCCAACTCTTTCAGGGAATGGTGGCCTCGACCGTCGTTCGCGGCCTCGGCTACTATTTCATGGAGACGGGCAAATTCATTGAGCGTGCGGACAAGACGAGCCGCATCCTCGACATTAAGTACCACATCCTCCTCCCCAGCATTCGGGACGTAGGTGGGGTCGTGGATACCGCTCAATGGACCGCGGTCCTCCGCTCGTGCAGCGCCTTCGAGGCTTATCACCGCAACTTTGTCACCAATGTCGACCCGACGCTGGTTACGGAGTTTCTCCTCTTTTCGGCAAAATTCCCACGGGCAGTCCGATACTCCTTGGCCCGCCTCGGTGAATACCTCCGCCGCATTTCGCACAAGGAAGCCGACCGGTTCTCCAACGATGCCGAAAGAGAATGCGGGAAGCTCTACAGCGACCTGACCTACCTCTCCGTTGAAGATGTCTTCGACCAAGGCCTCCACGAGTATTTGGACTACCTCCAGGCGCGACTGAATACTGTCGGAGCCGCGATTCAGGAAACGTACTTCGGCGTCGGCGAGTAG
- a CDS encoding circularly permuted type 2 ATP-grasp protein has protein sequence MDFSTYEVGDFFDEMFDADGNVRPHYQAICERLKDLPPDEMLQKQKAVDRAFLRQGVTFTVYNDDQGTERIFPFDLFPRIIPGQEWEVLEKGLTQRMQALNMFLKDIYTEQRIIKEGIIPREYIESAAHFRPEFMNVPVPKDIYIHICGTDLIRDHEGNYLVLEDNARSPSGVSYLLENRDAMKKVFPHFFPQTGTRSVERYTEDLLATLKYIAPDGVDNPTAVLLTPGVYNSAYFEHSLLARRMGIEIVEGNDLVVENSFVYMRTTEGLKRVDVIYRRIDDDFLDPEVFRPDSMLGVAGLVDAYRKGHVSLANTIGTGVADDKLIYKYVPDMIRFYMSEEPIIGSVDTFVADDPKERSYILDNLKDLVVKSTNEAGGYGMLIGPHASQKEIEEFRELIIAKPRNFIAQPPISLSRHPTITDEGIQGRHVDLRPYILCGKKISILPGGLTRVALRKGSLVVNSSQGGGSKDTWVLYGES, from the coding sequence ATGGACTTCTCAACATACGAAGTCGGAGATTTCTTTGACGAAATGTTCGATGCAGACGGCAACGTTCGCCCGCACTACCAGGCGATTTGTGAACGCCTTAAAGATCTCCCCCCAGATGAGATGTTGCAAAAGCAAAAGGCGGTTGACCGCGCCTTCCTGCGACAAGGGGTGACCTTCACCGTTTACAATGACGACCAAGGCACCGAGCGGATTTTTCCTTTCGATCTATTCCCTCGGATCATTCCCGGGCAGGAATGGGAAGTTCTCGAAAAAGGACTCACCCAACGGATGCAGGCGCTCAACATGTTCCTCAAGGACATCTACACCGAGCAGCGCATCATCAAAGAAGGTATTATTCCCCGCGAATATATTGAGTCCGCCGCCCACTTCAGGCCGGAGTTCATGAATGTTCCGGTGCCGAAAGATATCTACATCCACATCTGCGGGACTGATCTCATTCGTGACCACGAAGGGAATTACCTCGTTCTCGAGGACAATGCCCGGTCTCCTTCCGGAGTTTCCTACCTTCTTGAAAATCGGGACGCTATGAAGAAGGTGTTCCCGCACTTCTTCCCGCAGACCGGCACACGGTCGGTCGAACGATACACGGAAGATCTTCTCGCAACGTTGAAATACATCGCTCCCGACGGAGTCGACAATCCCACCGCGGTCCTCTTGACCCCGGGGGTGTACAACAGCGCCTATTTTGAGCACAGCCTCCTCGCCCGCCGCATGGGGATCGAGATCGTCGAGGGGAACGATCTCGTCGTCGAAAACAGCTTTGTCTACATGCGCACAACCGAGGGGCTGAAGCGCGTTGACGTGATCTACCGACGCATCGACGACGACTTCCTCGATCCCGAAGTTTTCCGCCCCGACTCCATGCTCGGAGTCGCCGGTTTGGTGGACGCCTACCGGAAGGGGCACGTCAGTCTTGCCAACACCATCGGAACCGGTGTGGCCGACGACAAACTCATCTACAAATACGTGCCGGATATGATCCGCTTCTACATGTCGGAGGAGCCCATCATCGGGAGCGTTGACACGTTTGTTGCCGACGACCCGAAGGAGCGTAGCTACATCCTCGACAATTTGAAGGATCTCGTCGTAAAATCGACCAACGAAGCCGGAGGATACGGCATGTTGATCGGGCCGCACGCATCCCAAAAAGAGATCGAAGAGTTCCGCGAGCTGATCATCGCCAAGCCGCGCAACTTCATTGCTCAGCCTCCCATTTCCTTGTCGCGTCACCCGACGATTACCGACGAGGGCATCCAAGGCCGGCACGTCGACCTTCGTCCCTATATTTTATGTGGAAAGAAAATTTCCATCCTACCCGGAGGGCTTACCCGCGTTGCCCTTCGCAAGGGTTCACTCGTCGTGAACTCATCGCAAGGTGGTGGCAGTAAGGATACGTGGGTCCTGTACGGAGAATCCTGA
- a CDS encoding glycoside hydrolase family 15 protein: MTTRTEEGSGMNLEDYPLIEEYGIIGDLSTVALVGPGARIDFLCLPEFDSPSVFAAHVDREKGGCFSITPKFSEVTEKKIYFPETNILLSRFLSKEGIAEVTDLMVVHEKESNQALVRRAKAVHGAVEFEMRCSPRFDYARIEHRVETLRDGCSFHTDDLSLRFRSDVPVEIDGQDVVARFKLEAGETATFVLESAECEERPETVTVFCSRAFKETATFWRKWLSRCSYKGRWRETVQRSALALKLLTSRRHGSVVAAPSFGFPNFPGGERNWDYRYTWLRDAAFTTYAFMRLGFTEEAAGFMGWLEKRVESLEEGSHLNVMYRIDGSPVEGEFALDHLEGYRKSKPIRIGSTNNDQFQLDIYGELMDSLYLFDKFGSPVSYQLWNQICKLVDFVADHWREPDMGIWEIRDGKREFLYSRVMSWVALDRGVRLALKRSRPAPLERWIKERDAAYNSVFEEFWSEEKQSFVQFKGTDALDASALIMPLVRFISPTDPKWLSTLEAIRRELTEDSLVYRYRVNEAFDEHLEGEDGTFSICSFWYIECLSRGGNTLQARHYFEKMLSYSSPLGLFSEQIGSEGQSLGNMPQAFTHLSLISAAFELDRRLGEGSGDDVGFTGAAPQR, from the coding sequence ATGACTACCCGAACCGAAGAGGGCAGTGGGATGAATCTCGAAGATTACCCACTTATCGAAGAGTATGGAATCATTGGAGACCTTTCGACGGTAGCCCTAGTGGGGCCTGGGGCCCGAATCGATTTCCTATGTTTGCCCGAATTTGATTCCCCTTCCGTGTTCGCAGCCCATGTTGACCGGGAAAAAGGGGGATGCTTCTCGATTACTCCAAAGTTCTCCGAGGTGACGGAGAAGAAAATATATTTTCCCGAAACGAATATTTTGCTGTCACGGTTTCTTTCGAAGGAAGGCATCGCCGAAGTCACGGATCTCATGGTGGTCCACGAAAAAGAGTCCAATCAGGCCCTCGTGCGCCGAGCAAAAGCGGTTCATGGAGCGGTGGAGTTTGAGATGCGCTGTTCTCCCCGATTCGACTATGCGCGCATTGAGCACCGAGTCGAAACGCTGCGGGATGGATGCTCTTTTCACACCGATGACCTTTCTCTTCGCTTTCGTTCCGATGTTCCGGTTGAGATCGATGGGCAGGACGTCGTTGCGCGCTTTAAGCTAGAGGCAGGAGAGACGGCGACCTTTGTCCTCGAATCAGCAGAGTGTGAAGAGCGGCCGGAGACGGTTACTGTTTTTTGCTCCCGCGCCTTTAAGGAAACCGCAACCTTCTGGCGGAAATGGTTGTCCCGTTGCAGTTACAAAGGGCGTTGGCGGGAAACGGTTCAGCGATCGGCTCTCGCGTTGAAGCTGTTGACCTCGCGTCGTCACGGTTCCGTCGTGGCTGCGCCGTCGTTTGGATTTCCGAATTTTCCGGGAGGAGAGCGTAATTGGGACTATCGCTATACCTGGCTTCGCGATGCCGCCTTTACCACCTATGCTTTTATGCGGCTCGGATTCACTGAGGAAGCGGCCGGGTTTATGGGTTGGTTGGAGAAACGGGTGGAATCTCTTGAGGAGGGAAGTCATCTGAACGTCATGTATCGCATCGATGGTTCGCCAGTGGAGGGGGAGTTTGCACTCGACCACTTGGAGGGATACCGAAAATCGAAGCCAATCCGGATCGGTTCCACCAACAATGATCAGTTTCAGCTGGATATTTATGGGGAGCTGATGGATTCGCTCTATCTTTTTGATAAATTTGGTTCTCCGGTCTCCTATCAGTTGTGGAATCAAATCTGCAAATTGGTTGATTTTGTCGCAGATCACTGGCGGGAGCCGGATATGGGGATCTGGGAGATCCGAGATGGAAAGCGCGAATTTCTCTATTCACGGGTGATGAGTTGGGTGGCGTTGGACCGTGGCGTCCGCTTGGCGCTGAAACGATCCCGCCCGGCTCCTCTGGAGCGTTGGATTAAGGAGCGAGATGCGGCCTATAATAGTGTCTTTGAAGAGTTTTGGTCGGAAGAAAAGCAGTCGTTTGTCCAGTTCAAGGGGACGGATGCTCTCGACGCCAGCGCCCTGATCATGCCGCTGGTGCGGTTCATCAGTCCCACAGATCCGAAATGGCTCTCGACTCTCGAAGCCATCCGGCGCGAGTTGACCGAGGATTCGCTCGTTTATCGATATCGGGTGAACGAGGCCTTTGATGAGCATCTGGAGGGGGAGGATGGGACCTTTTCGATCTGCTCTTTCTGGTACATTGAATGCCTCTCCAGAGGGGGAAATACCCTCCAAGCCCGTCATTACTTCGAGAAAATGCTCAGTTATTCGAGCCCACTGGGGCTTTTCTCTGAGCAAATCGGGTCCGAGGGGCAGTCTCTCGGGAATATGCCGCAAGCATTTACCCATCTTTCTTTGATCAGCGCCGCCTTTGAGCTGGATCGCCGACTCGGCGAAGGTTCGGGCGATGACGTCGGATTCACTGGCGCGGCTCCGCAGCGGTAG
- a CDS encoding bifunctional nuclease family protein: MKNDVLAVEVKGVMPTANGCAVFLGNEEKVFVIYVDQGIGNTISMTINNVKKERPMTHDLIGNIFQGFGIQLERIVINDVDEGTFYARMILRMENEVDTKLVEIDSRPSDSLVLALQQQKPIFVDREVMDKVDDMTEILERIVNQEGDEE, encoded by the coding sequence ATGAAGAACGATGTCCTTGCAGTCGAAGTAAAGGGGGTAATGCCCACCGCAAACGGGTGTGCGGTGTTCCTAGGCAACGAAGAGAAAGTCTTTGTCATCTATGTGGATCAAGGGATTGGGAATACCATCTCCATGACGATCAACAACGTGAAGAAGGAACGGCCCATGACGCACGACCTAATCGGCAACATTTTCCAAGGCTTCGGCATCCAATTGGAGCGCATCGTCATCAATGATGTCGACGAGGGCACCTTTTATGCCCGGATGATCTTACGAATGGAGAACGAGGTGGACACCAAATTAGTTGAGATCGACTCCAGACCGAGCGATTCTCTCGTTTTGGCTCTGCAACAGCAGAAACCGATTTTCGTCGACCGGGAGGTTATGGATAAGGTCGATGATATGACCGAGATTTTGGAACGGATCGTTAATCAGGAAGGAGACGAGGAGTAG